The genomic stretch tgtgcacGGGTGCATTTAAAACGCAGCATGCTGAtaaaccagaaaacacagacatgtcagtAAATCTAACATCTGTACCTGCTGACTAGAAagtcactgcagaacaaaacagTGAGACACTACAGccttattgttctttttttataattatGAGTTTGTGTCTAGTTTGTAGaaagcctgctgtgtgtgtttacttctgaagttcagattcagattttGTCCTTTACCACTTACACATTAGTGTGTCATGAAGGAAAAGAAGATGCATCATAAAAACAGTGTTATACTTGcacctgttttttcttgttaaCTACTAATTGTTTAATCCTTAATTGGTCTGAGGTACAAACAGTGAAAGGTTTGTTTGTTAAATTCAAGGCAATTAACAAAACAATCTTCCAGTGGATTTTGTCACAAATTGGACCCATAagaagcattttgttttttttctcagggaaGGGTGCATCTTCAGGGAACATTATGCAACACAAGAGTCACTGTATCACTCTGTATCAGTGTTTACTTTAAGGATCTGTGTGAACAAAGTTAAATAATTGACACGCGTCATGAATGTATTGCAAAACAAATTATTCTTGGACTAAACTGTGACTGGTCGTGATTTCTTTATCTagtcacagaggacacacagagctcaTTTTCAACAGGCTGGACCGACATGAGATGAGTTATATACATGCCAAAAATTGAACACAgtatataataaaaacacaatggcAAAATAAAGTAACCTTCTAAAGTGTGCACCTTCTAACAATATAGTAATTCAGACTGCTAAGTTCAGTTATGACATACAGAGCCTGGTAGATGGTTCCATTGCTGAAGGTCGGTCACTGTCACCATACAGCCGACTTACTGACAAAACCCATGACAtctaacaacaaaacaatacactgcttcagagcTGACCATCTCCCCACATGTTTCACAAGTATGCATATAAAACAGACTATTTGACTGGATAGTTACAGTGAATAAGGactatacacacacgcacacaggcaaAAATGCATGTAGTGGGCCCAAAATTGCCTTTACTGGAAGCAATATTTTTTTAACTATATACTGTACAGTTTATGCTGACTGGTCTGTGTAATTGAACTGTCCCAGCAACAATATTTTGCCACTATTAAAATTACATATTGAAGAAAGTGATGACATCAAAGTTGGTGAAAGGCTGCTCTCCACAGACCAATTTAAAAGACTTTCTTTAATGTATCAGAAAGAAGAATCATCTCTAGAGATCACTGCAGCACATATATTTTCCCGCCACCTATCAGACATGTAGGTatctgcagcctgctgctggaggcacCACGCAGAGTTAGTGCTGATCCAGGTAACCATGTTTGCTTTACGTGATGCATGTGTTTGAATAGCTGTAATTATGCATGTGCACGGTGTGTATAACATGATGTGATTCCTTTATAATGCTATGCAGAGACTCTGACACAGGCTGTGGAGACCAACTATGTCTGTTCTCAGGACTGTCTTAAATAACTCTGACATCGTTCATCCTCCAGGCTTCTACATCATTGGATTTGAGACTTTGCCTTTCATTAATGTCTACTTCATCTTTCTAGCATTTGTTTATGTGATCACAGTGCTGTTCAACTGTTTGGTGATCTATGTAATTGCCTTTAATCACTGTTTACACACTCCAAAGTTTTTGGCTGTCCTTAACCTGGCAGTGATAGATGTGATCCTGAACAGCTGTATTATTCCCAGCATGATAAAGATATTCCTCGTTCAGGACAACTTTGTTCCATTCAATCTATGTTTGgtacaaatgtttgtttattaCACTTTTGGGACTTTGGAGTCGTACGCCCTTGCGATTCTTGCCTATGACAGGTTGATTGCAATATGTTTCCCCCTGCGTCAGAACTCAATCAACACACTAAAGAGCATGTGTTGTATAGTCAGTGTGTCGTGGTCCTTTGCTCTGGGAGTCATTGCTTTTTCAGTAGCTATAATGACTCGACTGTCTTTTTGCAGGTCTGTGAGAGTGCTCAGTTACTTCTGTGACTATGCGCCTGTGTTTAGACTGGCCTGTAATGATTACACAATGCAGTGGTGGGTTGCCTCTATGCTTACCTTCCTGCTCCTCGCTGGACCTTTCACTTTCATTGTTCTGTCTTATATTGCCATCCTGGTGACTGTGTTCAGGATGAAATCATTGGACAGTCGAGTGAAAGCTTTGGCCACTTGTGTGGAGCATCTTAtacttgttgctgttttttacTTTCCCACTATTATCATTTTTACCATTGGGTTCTATCTGCGGCTGATAGATCCGGACCAGCGTGTGCTCAGCCTGTCACTGGCCTCTTGTATCCCACCCTGCATCAATCCAATTGTATATTCTTTGAAAACCAAAGACATTAAAATCAGAGTGCTGGCACTCATTAGAAAAAATAACATTCATGTAGAGCAACATAAAATAGAAACTATTAGAGTTTTTCAAAAGAAAGTAAACATTAGGTCCTAAATGTCTGTGGGCACACTAACTATGTTACATAATGGTTAAAGTAACATTTTGCTTGTTACTTTTACATTATCAATGTCCTGACTGCTTTTCAAACTAAAAACCAAATTTGAAAAAATATACACTTATTTAAAtttttgtgtttcctttcaGTGATTTCTGTGTCTCACCCGGTAAGATAATAATGTGGCTTATTTGTATTGATCATAGATATGAAAGGAAATTAGTTATTTGAGTTGGGGGAGAGTTGGGGTTACACTGGCTACAATAACCTTTAcctcatgtgttgttttcatttgaaataGATGTaattgggattaataaagttttgttTTAACCGCCGTTTGTTGCTGTCACTTTGGGTGGTTTATCAATAAGTCTGGTTTCTCCTTCATCATTAACATGTTTTCAGAACTTTAACCAGCACAAAACTGGACAGACATCTCATAATGATTGTTGGTATGTAATGGTATAAATCATACTGATTGCAACATTCAATATTTTTGTAATTAGTGTTACCTCATTATTGAACATGTGTATCATCAAAAATgatgtttatataaaaatagaatcaatttaaaaacattaaactaCACGTCATCACAGAAATGCCAGAACACCACTGCTCTTAAACTCAATAACATGACTGGTTAAATAAGAAGTGCCTGCCCCCTAGTGGTTTCTTGAGTACAGTGCAAGCTCcattaatagaatagaatagatctcaagctgggaaattttactattacagcagcaatatacaggcactcagcatactaaaaaaatgtacctcTAACGgtagaaataaacagtataaacattatttagaGCAAATATAAACCATAGGTTCAGAAATAAAATTTTGAATGAAGGCATAAGGTATAAAACAAGATTTGCAATTTGAGATATACAGTCTTATGGCATGAGGCAGAAAAGATTTCCTGCAGCAATCTGTATGATATGCTCGATTGATAAATCAACAAAAAGTAATGTATCTTTCTCACATATAGAGGATGCATCAATGCAAAAACTAttgaaaagaaacattttggCCCAAGTGCTAAGTCTGGCTTTTAGGTGACACATACAGTGgatactttgttatattgcagccatttgctaaaatcattttagtttattttttcctcagtaatgtacacacagcaccccatatttacagaaaaacagaattgttgaaatttttgcagatttattaaaaaagaaaacctgaaatatCACATGGGCCTAAGTATTCTAAGCCTTTGCTGTGAcgctcatatattgaactcagatgcgtccatttcttctgatcatccttgtgatagttctacaccttcatttgagtccagctgtctttgatgatactgattggacctgattaggaaagccacacacctgtctatataagccCTTACAGCTCACAATGAGAAAGATGAGGTCAAAGGatctgcctgaagagctcagagacagaattgtggcaatGCACATATCTGGTCAAGGTTACAAGAAAGCTTCTGCTGCACTTACGGTTCCTAAGatcacagtggcctccataatcccTAAGTGGAAGAAGTTTGGGATGACCAAAACCCTTCCTGGAGCTGGCCGTCCGGCAAAACTTGGCTATCGGGGAAGAAGAGCCTTGATGAGAGAGGTACagaagaacccaaagatcactgtggctcagctccagagatgcagtcagGAGATGGAATAAAGTTATAGAAAGTCAACCATCACTGCCCTCTTTATGGCAGAGTGGCCTGACAGAAGCATCTCCTCAACGCAAAACACATGAAAGCCTACAAGGAGTTTGCTATTAAAAACCCGAAGGACTCTAAGATGGTGAGAAATAAGattctctggtctgatgagaccaagATAGAAATTTTTGGCCTTAATTCTAAGTGGtatgtgtggagaaaaccaAGGCACTGCTCATCACCTGTCCAATACAGTCCCAACAGTAAAGTAtgatggtggcagcatcatgttgtgggggtgtttttcagctgcagggacaggacGACTGGTTGCAATCGAGGGAAAGATGAATGCAGCCAAATACAGGGATATCCTGGACGAAAACCTTCTCCAGAGTGCTCAGGACCTCAGACTGGGCCGAAGGTTTACcttccaacaagacaatgaccctaagcacacagctaaaataatgAAGGAGTGGCTTCACAACAACTCCGTGACTGTTCTTGAATGGCCCAGCTAGAGCCCTGATCAGAGCCCTGATCACTGGTTTAATACATTGGtatttaaagaaatgttttctCATAATAGTATCTCCTTCATGAACATCATTACACCAAGCTGATGTAAAACAtgataaaacacatgtaaaccAACTGAGGTGATGTATCTTGAGTAATTATTTGTTTAAACAGTGTACATACTGAGATGCAAGGGTTCATTTTGCAGTGGGGAGCCTTCTTCACCAGACATTCACTACAAAATGATCAGACCATTGTATATGATCTTCTTGCACAGACAAGTACGACAAATTACAAAACGGCACATGATGATCATAAATTAAAGGTAAATTATATTGTGTAGATCTTAACAATCATTTTAAGACATTGTTATTACACAAATAATGTACACTAACCACCTAATATGTTTGTATAGCTCTGCTAAACAATTCACTTTTTTGTTACTGTGTTCATCAGCCTATTTCTTTTGCAAAGCTTCCTGATAGCgttcatcacttcttctgtCTTTAAAGAGTACACAATAGGATTGAGTAAAGCTGGAATAGTGTGAGTCAATGTGGAGTTCATGATTCTGGCATTAGGATGGATAGAGGAGAATATTACAGCTGCATTGGTGCCCAGGAATCACCACAAGAATCAGGTGAGCAGTACAAGTTTTCAGAGCTCTGAGTCGCTCCTCTCCTGATGCAATCCTGCTCAGAGCTACTGAAATGCATAAATATGTGACAGCTATCAGTATTAAAGGAATTATGTTGatgctaacaacaacaaaatatgcTACTATGGAATTTAATGATCTGTCATTACAGGCTAGGCGAGATAGTGGTCCATGATCACAGTAAAAGCTTTGTACATCTAAGGATCCACAGAAAGAGAGGCGATCAATAAGCCCAACCATAAATGCTATTTCACTCaagaaaaacaaccacacaaacagcaacattaGAGCAATTACTGTTTTAGTCACAATACTATGGTaccttaaagggaaacaaattGCTATAAATCTGTCAAAGGCCATAGTGACGAGTGTCCATGACTGCACacttgtaaaaaacaaaacaaagaacatataactcAAACAAGCCTCATAGACAATGTATCTCCtgtcaaacagaaatgtgtctaAGACTTTTGGGATGAGAGCGGTGCTGCCACACAGATCTGTAAAAGCCAAGTGACACACAATCATGAATTTAGGAGTATGAAGACTCTTTACCAGGCAGATAACCACAAGTAGAAAAACATTCCCAATCACAGTCATGATGTagacaaaacacaagaagaCGTAGAAATACTTCACATGAGACATGTTAGAAAACCCACTGATGTAGAATGCAGCAGGACGAACAAATGTAGCATTAAACATGGTAGAGGATCTCTCTGCTGGACCCATACAGAGTACAAGTAACAAGAACAAATATGAGAGTAAAAATGCTGAAGCACAACTCACCCCATACACAGTTCACTAATGTGAGCAGTACTGAGGGAGACTTGTTGTTTATAGCGTCACGCTGAGACAGACAAACATCTACCTGTCACATGGTCATTAGTtaaatattcattcattcaatgtGTGACACATATCGACCAGTAATAACATTTTGTTACAGACTTTGTTTTATACTATATCAGCACATGTATTATGTGATTGTGATTTATTAAAAAACTTGGCTTACTAATCTTAAAGTCCAAATAATGTCAAAACTGATAATCAAGTGTTTTAGATCATATTTTCTGTCAGTCCTTTGTTATAAACATCAATGTTACTGCAATCAAAAGTTTAAaaatttgtatttgtttgtaacCTTCTGttaattctgtttttctgtaaaagaacataaaataaaatcatgttattgtagtgggtcttagtattCTACAAACACAACCTCAAATGACCAACATAACTTATTTCATTGCACCATTATTTATTAAgcaaaaatgaagacaaaaaaacatgtgggcAATACTGAGTACCCCCCATGATTTAATACCACGTAGGTCCACCTTTAAAAAGAATAACTTGAAGTAATGGTTTCCCACACAACTTTATCAGAATTTTAGTCtattcttcttcacaacattgCTTCAGCTTATTTGAGGTTTTGGACATTAACTTCTGCACAGGCCTCTTTTGGTGCCACCACAACATTTCAATTGGCtagaggtctggactttgaccaAGCCATACCAAAACTGATTCTTCTATTTTTCAGCCAGTCTGatgtagatttgctgctgtgctttggattaTTCTGTTGCATGACCCAATTGAAATCAAAGTTTAACTGTCACACAGATGGCTTCACATGTGCCTCTcaaacactctggtatacagagaaGTTCATTGTCCAGACTGCAAGGATTTCAGGTCCCTGGCTGTAAATCAAGCCCAAATCTTTGGCCATTCACCACCATGCTTAACAGTTGGTGTGAGGTGTTACAGCTGAattgctgtgtttggttttcaccagacatggtggtgagcatCAGGCCAAAGAATTCCACTTcagtctcatctgtccataggacattgttccatgactgttgtggtgtgttcagatgcagttcTGTGAACCTCAGTTGGGCTTCCATATGTGTTTTAGGCAAATATGTCTTTCTCCTGCACCtttccaaacaaactgtacttgttcactCTTTTAATTTTGTTGCAAagacattaacattaaacatacTCAGTGAGGCCTAGAGGCTCTAAGACAGGGGTGTCAAACATACGGCCCACGCAAGTGATGCTACAGTTAAAGCTACCTACCTCATTGCTAGTGAAATCACACTGGCTTCAAAACCATTTAATGAGGGCGAATTTGTAAAACATGTATGATGAAGGCAGCGGAGATTGTGTGCCCTGAAAAGCACCAGGCTTTTGCAAatatacagtggcttgcaaaagtatttaTACCCCTTgcacttttccacattttctcataTTATGACCacaaaattaaatacattttattggaatgttatgtgaaagaccaacacaaagtggcatacaaTTGGAAAAAGTAGAAAGGAAATTATACATGAGTTAAAGTGCAGTGCAATACTTTTGTAAGCCACTGTAAGCCTGACAAGAAACACAGTTGCAGACAGGATTTCCGATCTTTCAGGGGATTTGGAAAACCAGTTGAAGCAAAAACTAAAGTCATTTATTGCGTTTTCAGTTGTAATTGATGAAAGCACGGACATTACAGATGTTGCACAACTGGCCATTTTCATCCGCAGAGTTGATGACACATTGACCGGCACCAAGGAGTTTGTGGATTTGGTGCCGATAACAGACACAATGACAGCAGCTGATATTTTCACCGCACTTGTCTGCGTGCTGGACAGGGTCGGAGTGGACTGGGCCCATgctgtcagcctggctacagacGGTGCGTCCTCAACGATCGGGAAAAAAGCAGGCTGTGACAAAGTTCAGAGAGAATGTGCAATCTGCAGAGGCCTGAATCACCGTCATTTTGACAGCCTTCTCAGAGAGAAAGACCACATCTATGGCCTGCCATACCACACTAAGGTAAGATGGTTAAGCCGAGGTGCTGTGCTGAGGTGTTTCTTTGATTTAAGAGAAGAAATTGAACAGTTCATGGAAGAAAGGGGCAAACCAGTGCTAGAATTTCATTCCGCACAATGGATGCAGAACCTTGCATTTATGGTGGATGTTACAGTGCACCTGAATAACTTGAACAAACGGCTGCAAGGGTGCAACAAAGTTATCACGCAGTATTATGACAGCATACGTTCTTTCAAGAAGCTGAAAAATGTGTGCGCTACCCAAATTGTGGCAGACATGAAGCAGTTCTAAGTTAAAATAACAGGACTGTTACAGGAGTTTGAGCAACACTTTCAGATTTTTGGTGAACTACAGAAAACGTTTTTTGCTTGCCATTCACTGTGAATCCCTCTGATCTGCCCATCAGCATCCAACTTAAAATAATAGACTTGCAGTGTGACTTGGATTTGAAGGGCAAATTTGCCACAGCTGGCTTTGACACATGTTATCAGAATCTCTTGCCAGGTTACTGTGACCAGTACTGAGAGAGAATGTTGTTTATAATGTCATGATGAGACAGACAAACATCTACCTGTCACATGGTCGTGAATTACATATTAATTCATTCAATGTGTGACACATATGGACCAGTAATAGcataaacattttattacagACATTGTTGTCTTATATCATCACATCAGCATACGTATTATGTGATTGCTAGTTTATTAAAAACTTGATTTATTAATCTTAAAATTCCAATGATTTCAACACTGATGATCAAGTGGTTTAGATCATAATTTTTGCATTATGCACCATCTGCACAGCATTATTTAACCCAGAATGACAAAAGGGGTTTGTGTATGTTTAAATTTGTCCtttactgaaaaaaagaaataaaaatgatcacTGGTTTAATACTTTGGTATTCCAAGAAATGTTTTCTCAAAATAGTATCTCCTTCACGATCATCATCATTACACCGAGCTGatgtaaaacaggaaaaaacacatgtGAAGCAACTGATGTGATGCAAGGGTTCATTTTGCAGTGGGGAGCCTTCTACACCAGCCATTCACTACAAAATGATCAGACCATCGTATATGATCTTCTTGGACAGAAAAGTACAACAAATTACAAAAGAGCACATGATGATCAGAAATTAAGATGTACACAGTATAATTTACCTTTACCAATCTCATTAAGACATTGTTATTACACAAATAATGTACTCTAACAACCTAATATGTTTGTATAGCTCTGATAAAGAATTCACTTCTTTCTTACTGTGTTCATCAGCCTATTTCTTTTGCAAAGCTTCCTGATAGCTTTCATCACCTCTTCTGTCTTTAAAGAGTACACAATAGGATTGAGTAAAGGTGGTATAGTGTGAGTCAATGTGGCGTTCATGATTCTGGCATTAGGATGGACAGGGGAGAATATTACAGCAGCATTTGTGCCCAGGAATGGTAGAAAGAAAAGAGCCACAAGAATCAGGTGAGCAGTACAAGTTTTCAGTGCTCTGAGTCGCTCCTCTCCTGATGCAATCCTGCTCAGGGCTACTGAAATGCATAAATATGTGACAGCTATCAGTATTAAAGGAATTATGTTGatgctaacaacaacaaaatatgcTACTATGGAATTTAAAGATCTGTCATTACAGGCTAGGCGAGATAGTGGTCCATGATCACAGTAAAAGCTTTGTACATCTAAGGATCCACAGAAAGAGAGGCAATCAATAAGCCCAACCATAAATGCTATTTCACTCaagaaaaacaaccacacaaacagcaacattaCAGCAATTACTGTTTTAGTCACAATACTATGGTaccttaaagggaaacaaattGCTATAAATCTGTCAAAGGCCATAGTGACGAGTGTCCATGACTGCACacttgtaaaaaacaaaacaaagaacatataactcAAACAGGCCTCATAGACAATGTATCTCCtttcaaacagaaatgtgtctaAGACTTTTGGGATGAGAGCAGTGCTGCCACACAGATCTGTAAAAGCCAAGTTACACACAATCATGAATTTAGGAGTATGAAGACTCTTTACCAGGCAGATAACCACAAGTAGAAAAACATTCCCAATCACAGTCATGATGTagacaaaacacaagaagaCGTAGAAATACTTCACATGAGACATGTTAGAAAACCCACTAATGTAGAATGCAGCAGGACGAACAAATGTAGCATTAAACATGGTAGAGGATCTCTCTGCTGGACCCATACAGAGTACAAATAACAAGAACAAATATGACAGTAAAAAATGAAGCCCAACTCACCCCATACACAGTTCACTAATGTGAGCAGTACTGAGGGAGACTTGTTGTTTATAGCGTCACGATGAGACAGAAACATCTACCTGTCACATGGTCATTAGTTGAATATTCATTCATTCCATGTGTGACACACATTGACCAGTAATAGCATCAACGTTTTGTTACAgactttgttgttttatattattatatcagCACATGTATTATGTGATTGCTAGTTCATTAAAAAGTTGACTTACTAATCTTAAAGTTCCAATGATGTCAACACTGATGATCAAGTATTTTAGATCATATTTTCTGTCAGTCATTTGTTATAAACATCAATTTTACTGCAGTCAAAAGTTTAAAAATTTGtacctctgtttttttctgtaaaagaACATAATACAAAATCATGTTATTGTAGTGGGCCTTAGTATTCTACAAACACAACCTCAGATGACCAACATAACTTATTTCATTGCACCACTATTTATTAAgcaaaaatgaagacaaaaaaacatgtgggcAATACTAAGAATTTTAGTCtattcttcttcacaacattgCTTCAGCTTATTTGAGTTTTTGGGCATTAACTTCTGCACAGGCCTCTTTTGGTCCCACCACAACATTTCAATTGGCtagaggtctggactttgaccaGGCCATACCAAAACTTTGATTCTTTTTCAGCCAGTCTGATGTcaatttgctgctgtgctttggatcctTCTGTTGCATGACCCAATTGAAATCAAAGTTTAACCGTCACACAGATGGCTTCACATGTGCCTCTcaaacactctggtatacagaaaAGTTCATGGTCCACTGAAAGACTGCAAGGATTTCAGGTCCCTGGCTGTAAATCAAGCCCTAATCTTTGGCCATTCACCACCATGCTTAACAATGGGTGTGAGGTGTTACAGCTGAATTGCTGCGTTTGGCTTTAaccagacatggtggtgagcatCAGGCCAAAGAATTCCACTTcagtctcatctgtccatagcaCATTGTTCCATGACTGTTGTGGtgtgttcagatgcagttcTGTGATCCTCAGTTGGGCTTCCATGAGTTTTTTAGGCAGACAAGGCTTTCTCCTGCACCtttccaaacaaactgtacttgttcactcttcttctaattgtgttgCAAAGACAATAACATTAAACATACTCAGTGAGGCCTAGAGGCTCTGAGATGTAGCTCatgttttgttgtattgctCTGAGCATTGCAGAGTCTGATCTTGGGGTGAATAAACTGTGACATCCACTCCTGAGAAGACTGACAGAGGTCTTGAATGCTTGCATTTATGAATattctttctcactgtagaatgtTAAACTACAAATAGTTTGGAAATGGTTTTATGAccctttccagattgatgtacAGCAACAATTTCTCCTTTAACACCTCTTGTCACTGTGTTGACACACACCCAAATGCTCCAGAACAGTAAATAGCCAAAatgtctgcacacctgctgataaACAATTTATCAAGagctgatgatcagcagcacatgGTACAGCTCACCTTTAAACCTATGGAAGTGTAAGAGAGTACCTGTAttgacaacatgtttttttcttttctttttggctttatttttgcTAAAGAAATAATGGCACACTGAAAACGTTAAATGTTGTTAgtctgaggttgtatttgcctaaagcctccaatactctgtgcgattttggggaagtctgtgtttaacacatactcacacagtacgaataaaacgcatgcgatgtcaagtcaaagatCACGATTCATATGCTCACACTGTACAGTGCAATGGTCGGCTGagacgtcactgctcacactacacgtgaattcaggtgctcaggtgatcacattgatccggaaattaaacatgtctaacccAGAGCTGTTGCTAATTCAAAGAa from Parambassis ranga chromosome 14, fParRan2.1, whole genome shotgun sequence encodes the following:
- the LOC114446506 gene encoding olfactory receptor 1M1-like, translating into MSVLRTVLNNSDIVHPPGFYIIGFETLPFINVYFIFLAFVYVITVLFNCLVIYVIAFNHCLHTPKFLAVLNLAVIDVILNSCIIPSMIKIFLVQDNFVPFNLCLVQMFVYYTFGTLESYALAILAYDRLIAICFPLRQNSINTLKSMCCIVSVSWSFALGVIAFSVAIMTRLSFCRSVRVLSYFCDYAPVFRLACNDYTMQWWVASMLTFLLLAGPFTFIVLSYIAILVTVFRMKSLDSRVKALATCVEHLILVAVFYFPTIIIFTIGFYLRLIDPDQRVLSLSLASCIPPCINPIVYSLKTKDIKIRVLALIRKNNIHVEQHKIETIRVFQKKVNIRS
- the LOC114446507 gene encoding LOW QUALITY PROTEIN: olfactory receptor 1J4-like (The sequence of the model RefSeq protein was modified relative to this genomic sequence to represent the inferred CDS: inserted 2 bases in 1 codon) — its product is MGPAERSSTMFNATFVRPAAFYISGFSNMSHVKYFYVFLCFVYIMTVIGNVFLLVVICLVKSLHTPKFMIVCHLAFTDLCGSTALIPKVLDTFLFDRRYIVYEACLSYMFFVLFFTSVQSWTLVTMAFDRFIAICFPLRYHSIVTKTVIALMLLFVWLFFLSEIAFMVGLIDRLSFCGSLDVQSFYCDHGPLSRLACNDRSLNSIVAYFVVVSINIIPLILIAVTYLCISVALSRIASGEERLRALKTCTAHLILVVIXLGTNAAVIFSSIHPNARIMNSTLTHTIPALLNPIVYSLKTEEVMNAIRKLCKRNRLMNTVTKK
- the LOC114446508 gene encoding olfactory receptor 56A1-like; the encoded protein is MAFDRFIAICFPLRYHSIVTKTVIAVMLLIMNATLTHTIPPLLNPIVYSLKTEEVMKALCCTLAAVCSSYSGAL